GCGCCACCCGCCGGATCACCGTCACCGTCTCGGCGCTGATCGCGCCGCTGTACGACCCGCTGCGGCTCGCCGAGGACCTCGCCGTGCTGGATCTGGCCAGTGGCGGGCGGCTGATCACGGTGGCCGGGATCGGCTACCGGCCGGAGGAGTACGCGACCCTGGGCACGGACTGGAAGCGGCGCGGCGCGCTCCAGGACGAGGCGCTGGAGACGCTGCTCGCGGCCTGGACGGGCGAGCCCTTCGAGCACCGGGGCCGCACCGTCCGGATCACCCCGCGCCCGTACACCCGGCCGCATCCGCCGCTGCTGATCGGCGGCAGCTCCCAGGCGGCGGCCCGCCGCGCGGCCCGCCTGGGCCTGCCGTTCTTCCCGAGCGCGCATCTGCCGGAGCTGGAGGCGTACTACCACGCGCGGCTGGAGGAGTACGGCACCGAGGGCTGGTGTCTGATGCCCCCGGCGGCCACCCCGCTGCTGCATCTGTCCGAGGACCCGGACCGGACCTGGGAGGAGTACGGCACCCATCTGCTGTACGAGGCGCGCAGGTACGCCTCCTGGCAGCAGGGCACGGTGCGCTCGGCGGTGCGTTCACGGGCCGAGGACGTGGCGGCGCTGCGCCGGGAGGGCGT
This genomic interval from Streptomyces asiaticus contains the following:
- a CDS encoding LLM class flavin-dependent oxidoreductase — translated: MPVTVVRLNLVDPDATPRGLSERYRAALEMAAFADERGISTLQTEEHHGSTDNWLPAPLAFAGTLLGATRRITVTVSALIAPLYDPLRLAEDLAVLDLASGGRLITVAGIGYRPEEYATLGTDWKRRGALQDEALETLLAAWTGEPFEHRGRTVRITPRPYTRPHPPLLIGGSSQAAARRAARLGLPFFPSAHLPELEAYYHARLEEYGTEGWCLMPPAATPLLHLSEDPDRTWEEYGTHLLYEARRYASWQQGTVRSAVRSRAEDVAALRREGVYRIVTPEECVALAEEGGEMASLVLHPLCGGMPVEEGWRSLRLFAERVLPRLKD